From a single Cydia strobilella chromosome 17, ilCydStro3.1, whole genome shotgun sequence genomic region:
- the LOC134748795 gene encoding uncharacterized protein LOC134748795: MAAYQFEEYADILYFYGFADGDAAAARREYQRRFPNRRLPDVSVFGETYRRIRESGSVQRRQANAGRPQVRNPVQEEEILELFRADGTISTREVAHQLGMSQWKVWFTLHSSRLYPYHYTPVHAIEEGDPRRRLDFCRFLVNADIEDPEYLKKILWTDESNFDRDGITNYHNLHFWAPKGQNPRKSNEGAHQHRFSLNVWMGIMHDKLIGPFFLPARLNGIAYG, encoded by the coding sequence ATGGCGGCTTATCAATTTGAAGAATACGCGGATATCCTGTATTTTTACGGATTTGCTGATGGTGACGCTGCTGCAGCACGGAGAGAATATCAACGACGGTTCCCAAATCGCCGCTTACCTGATGTAAGCGTGTTTGGTGAGACTTATCGACGAATTCGAGAATCGGGATCGGTTCAACGACGCCAAGCTAATGCTGGAAGACCTCAAGTTCGTAATCCTGTTCAAGAAGAAGAAATCCTGGAGCTGTTTCGGGCAGACGGCACTATTTCGACGAGAGAAGTGGCTCACCAGCTCGGCATGAGTCAGTGGAAAGTTTGGTTCACACTGCACTCATCACGGCTGTATCCATACCATTACACTCCGGTACATGCCATCGAGGAGGGAGATCCTAGAAGAAGGCTAGATTTCTGCCGATTTTTGGTCAATGCTGACATTGAAGATCCGGAATACCTGAAGAAAATCTTGTGGACAGATGAATCGAACTTCGACCGTGATGGAATCACGAATTATCACAACCTGCATTTTTGGGCCCCTAAAGGTCAAAACCCTAGAAAATCAAATGAAGGAGCTCACCAGCACAGATTTTCTTTGAATGTATGGATGGGAATTATGCATGACAAGTTGATCGGGCCTTTCTTCCTGCCAGCACGTTTAAACGGCATCGCCTACGGATAA